A segment of the Mercurialis annua linkage group LG4, ddMerAnnu1.2, whole genome shotgun sequence genome:
GCTATGATAGGCCACCTAAAAAATGAATGGGATAATGATTAAAGAATGACGACGGAAaaagtaaaataagaaaatacacTCTCCTATTCACATGATGCAACATCAAATACCAGACAGCCAACTGCTAAACAAGAGACCTGATAAATATACACTCTGAAATTTGTACTCTAGAACTGATAGATATACACCCTGAAATTTGTACTCTAGAACTGTTAATACTTATTATTCATAACTGTGAACTCAACATAAGTTGAGAAAGCTTATAGAACATACTTACTTTATAGAGTTACATGTACAAAACAAAGAGCAGAGTTCACCAAATAAGCATTGGATCTCATCAACATCTCTAGTTAAGGATATAAACTCATCATCCTTTCTTAGCAACTATTACCACACTGAAGTTAATTCATGATAGAAATACAGAACAGAatacatttttatatttctCACTTTCATTGTGTGTGTGATCCACGTTATAAGTAAAAAAACACAAGATAAAAAGTGGAATAAGTAATACGCATACATTTTCACCAAAGTTTAACAGTATAAAAAAAGTGGAAACTGTAAGTAATACACAGCATAAGTTTGCAGAACAGATTTAGGAGCTCTATTAATAGAAAGACCTAATTTTGCTGTATCTGTCTTCATCAGGAAGCAAACATACGAAGCAAAGAGAAATTCtcattttcttcaatttttgtCTGAATTATCCCAGATGCATCTACTAGTAGACTGATACTGTATAAAATCAGTGTCTTCTTGCTCCTTTCTCAGCTAATATACAGTTGATTCCAGTTCAACCTGTCCATGAATCCAGTGAACGTTTTTGGCATTTCTTGTATTCTATAAGTCCATCATAATGACCTTATTCTTAACTCCACTTCACCCTTGCCTCTTAGATTACTAAATTAGCAACACATACATTTTATATCCATTTTACCGCAAATCCCTATATTCTACATTGTCTGGCTTCTAGTTTGCCCTATAGTTTCAATTTGTATGAAGTATGAACCGCATAGCAATCATATATAAGCGGCCTGAAAGGATACACTCTGGCTACAATGACAATTAAATAGAACTCAAATCCATGGAGATGTTTCAAACTTGTGCAATTGAAACTTTATCCTCTCCTCGTTCTAATATGCTATTCAGCTATATAACAACCTACATTTAAGTAAGTTCAAAGCCTAGCTAAAACTTCACCAACAATTCTGTATCCAGTTGTTCACTTCAGAATATAAATCTACCATAAACCTTCTATTCCCCCATAGCATCAAGAAAATGTAGATTGAATTGGGAAGACTCACAAAACATATAAGGAtttaaaagagaagaaaaacagAGGCATGGGCGGATTACAAATTTTGATACCTTGAATGTGATCTTATTTGCAAATCGAGGTAGTTTGCCGGTTAGCCCATCACCAAAAAGGGAGCCAAAATCATCAGCTTCAGAATGACTCTTATTTTGCAATTTCTTCCCTTTACTATTAATATTCTTCTTCGCCAAAACTCTCTCGTCAGACTCAAATTCCGCATCAACCTCCGCACGAATTTGCTCCCGCTCTCTATGACTTAGCGAGCTTCCTCCACCTGACAGCTCACAACAATCAGTAAAACAAACCTCAAACAGAACACTAAAACTCTTACGCTTGATTCTGGTTTATCATTTGTAATGGAATTCATTAGAAACACACTTTAAATTAttgaaatgcacaaaaaatggATAAATTCATAATTCTAGCATtacagaaaaaaataaacagtaAACCTCTAGGAAAGTCGGGGACATCATCTTCAAGCTGCAAACCAATAGCTTCAGACGAAACGCGGTCGTTTGAGTCTTTCTTTTTAGGTTTAAACGATTTTTTCGAAGCTTTGTTAAATTTAGTACTGTCATCTTTTGATTTCGTGTTCTTCTTCTTACTACTAATATTAGGAGCTGCCATTGTTTTCTCTTAAATTATCACTCCGAACGCCAATTGCAAGGAGCTTGACAACAGTTGAATGATCAGAGGTTTATGATAATGGCGGGGTTTATGAACTAGCTGGGTGTGCAACTGGGAGAGACGAAGTACTGGTGTGGCTAGTGAATATTTTAGGGCAAATTTTCTTACTGGGCTTTAGAATGTCGTGGCCCGTGACGTAACACAGCTAATAGTATTCAGGTCTGAGTTAATTGTTAATTTGGCCCATGCTTTTTCGTTTGAAAAGTAATGGGTCTGACCCAATAAGTTTAGAAAATAATCAGATAATCGTGACCGTTGAATTTAAATGATCTTATCTGATAAACTGTGTCGCGATGCAGGTTAAAAGAACCCTTTCCAATAATGAATTTATAAGAATCTTCTCGAAGTAAATATAAGATCAAGAAAACAAAGGACGGTCTGCTCTTGTCTGTAAAAAGAAGAGAAATTGAAAATCATCAAGCAAAATCAGGTACCTGTaagttttgaattttgttttttatttatttattcaattccTATACTAATCACAGAttaaattaatctcttaataATTTTGCTGCTTTTAATATAAATTCCtacaaaattatttacaaatctTTGTCATATGCTTTATTTCTGTTTAGGGTTTGTTTTAgtcttttattattgtttaatttaaaaattgggaAGTATTATTTTTCTCAAAAGAAGTAAGAAATTGATTGATAATCTCTATAAATTGTGGTGGAAGATTTGGCCCAAAATTATGAGGATTAGAAGAATATAATTCATATAGCTCATAAAATGAggaattaaaattgataaaattaaggaGTTTTAATTGCTGCTGATGCACTAATTTGCATTTATTATTGACAATGAATTCTGGCAATGGTTGCAGGTCTTGTTGTACTGATTGATAAAAATGAGGGGAAGAAGCTATAGTTACAGCCGTTCACCTCCTTCTAGGGGTTATGGAAGGAGATATCGGAGTCCGAGTCCAAGAGGTCGTTATGGCGGAGGACGTTCGCGGGATCTTCCTACCAGTCTTTTGGTTCGTAATCTTCGTCATGATTGCAGGTCTTGTCTGCTCTTGTCTCTTTGCTTCTAGTATCAAACTATGATAAtggttttgattttgaaatttgaacTAATCAGGCGGAAGAGTTTTATAGAGTCGGGTTTTGGGAAAACTGTGTCATAATTTTAATATCATTGTTGTTTTTAACTTGAAAAAACTGAATTATGGTGCTTATAAGCTTGCCAAACACAAGAATTGAATTTTTCCAAACCCACTTTTGAAGAGTAGCTTTATGGCTTTCTTTGGGTCTGTTGTTAATCTTCACTACATAGAACATGAATTTCATTGGACTTAAAAATCTGAAACAATTAAGTCAAGTTTTGCTATCTCTGttgtattttcttttcttttttcaaggAAGAGtatcttttgagaaatttttattgatgaatctttttttgctttgttttgtaatgatttttACAGGCCTGAGGATCTCCGTAGACCCTTTGGACAGTTTGGTCCTCTGAAGGACATTTATTTGCCTCGGGACTATTATACGGGGTAAGCATAAGATATTTGGTCCGAGTATTTTTGTCTTGCAAGTTATGTCAAATTGATGAACTTTTATATTTCTGTCAATTTGTTGATCATCTTAGTCTTTCACAATCATTTGGCGATGGGATTGTTTTTTATTATGGGAATGTTTATTGGAATTTggtttttcatttaaaattttgaagcCAATGAAGTAGTAAGAGGTACATTGGTGAAGACAACATTGAAGTAATAAGAGTACTTGAAGACACCAATCAAGTATTAAGAGAATGTTCAAGATGATCTTAATATACACCAAGAATGAAGAAAAATAGCCTAGTGGGGTTTGAATAGAGTCGTGAGAAGTTCAAGTGTTGAAGAACATCCgacttaaataaaatattggctTCATCAAGGTTAGCGgccattattatttttatattaatggtATGAGGTGTTGGCTAGTGTTATGATGATCGCCCATGTTACACCAAGGAGGTTAAAGCCATATTTGTCTATTTCTGACTGTCTAAGCACATATAAGGCTAGtttatatgtgtatttttcagtttttgctTCACTTGTTTTTTTTGGGTGTGGATGCCACAGGGAGCCTCGcggttttggatttgttcaatATGTAGATCCAGCTGATGCTGCAGACGCCAAGCATCATATGGATGGTGAAATTTTTCTTGGTCGGGAACTCACAGTTGTCTATGCCGAAGAAAATAGGAAGAAACCATCAGAAATGAGGTCAAGAGATCATATCAGGTAACGATGGTTTTCCCTTTTCTGTTATGAACATAATGCTCTTAAGCTTGGCattcatgattttataaaattaaaaggagcTCGACTACTTTTTTGTGCATTATGCTAGTTTATTTGTGTGGGCTGGGGCGGATGGGTGTGTTAGGGGTTAATTGCTGACCCCGATGCATTTATCGCTCCCGTTAGTTCGAGTTTAGCTGCTTTTGTATTTTGGAGGGTCCTTAAGCTCTAAAGTCGCTCTGTACTCTGTAGCAATTACAGCTGGACAGAGATGGTCCTTTTGGTAGTCGTTGTTGGTCACCATAGTAAATTCAAGGAGATTATTGTTTATGTTTACTTGTTTCCTGATCCTGAAAGCTGAGAGCTACCATTACTGATGTATACAATTTGTCATCAGAGGACGATCATATGACCGCAGGCATTCTCCACGGCGGAATTCACGCTCGCCCCGTTATGGACGAAGTTATTCTCGTAGTCCAGTTTGTTATTCCCGTTCTCCTAGGAGAAGACATCATTCAAGGTACATTGCTTGTTCCATCTTTTGTTTCTTTCTGATCAAGCCAAGTGTAACCCCTCTTACTTTAGATGAAAATCGAAAGCAATGATATATATTCCTGATTTCTAATGTCCACTCATGTGATGTATAATAGGTCATACTCTCCTAGAGACGGAAGGTATAGAGAGCGATCTCTTTCAAGGTCTCCTTATGCCCCAAGGAGCCGAAGTATGACTCCAAGTAGGAGCGGGAGCGGGAGCCAAAGCCTAGACTATTCTAGGTAACTGATACGTATTAGGAAGTGAGCATCACGGAAGATATCTGCCTTGGCCAGGAGTCTGATATACTGTCATGAGCTGGTAGTGGTTTCTCTAGAGTTGGTGACTAATTACCTATTAATTGTGTGCTGCATAGTGCTGTCATATGATTGAATCTTTTATCTTCAACTCTCTATAGTAATTAGGATGTGATTGTGTTGCTAGTGACTAGTATTGATCTGTATTTCTTAAGCCCTTTTTACTATCTTTTTTGTTTGGAAATTGTTAGTGATTtcatttaaattactaaaaaattcaGGTTCGAGCCTCTTTGTGCAGATACCgagaattgttttttttttcagaaagaTTTGAAATTGGTTATTTGAAGTGTTGCAGAATATTGACTAAATTTTGAGTTATACTGAGTTGGCTGTAAGTACTGTAACTGATAAGCATGaagatattataatatatttccCTCCAACTTGTAAACTCCACCATGCCAAAAAATAAGAATTAGAATGTGGTACAATCCCAATAGTCACTAATGTAGAAAGTTTGTTCTACCATCGAagtatatatttctttttagaAACGGTAATGTATCGTTTAGATACTTTGGACATTATGTGCCTGTTACGTTTAGTGGAACGACTATCAATATTTTTACTTAATACTAATTGTCCTTTACGTGCTTCGTACGTGACTCGTAATATAACTCGTTAATATATGGTTTATGTAGTTTATATTGAGAGTCGTTGACAGTTGATGATAACGAGTTTTTTGTAGTCAATCATAAGTTACGAGACAATTCTAGTTTAGAGCAATTGTGTGTAAGGTGTGAGATATTTTTGTAGCGCTTATCCTTTGAGTTTACTTTATGTAAAgggatatattttaaaattatattatttgacgGTTCTCTACTAATATCATATTCTTTTTTATGATTAGCGAATTGTTCATATTCTTTTGTTCGAGAATGGAAGTCTAATTGCCgaacaattaaaatattttgtgttatttgtttatatttccgcactactaatttaatttttgtattaaatcacacattttaaaaatgattaagaattaatttaaaagacaaaataatcttatatataaatattaaaagtcaATATATTGTGAATATTTCTTATCCGAATTCTCAAAAAAATTGGAATATGGTTCTCAAATACATTTTCTTTCCGCAAAAATACTTTACTATTTAAGTTATGTAGATAAAATATCCAACCGATTAAAATACAAAGGGCAAATGatatttaaaatagaataaaagggatatttcatttatatcaattctaaattaaatatcaattacAACTTTATATTCCATTCCACATTATCAATTCGGTCACAAGAACTGAtcaataacttcaaatttaTGAAATAGATTGATTGAAATAGATTGATAATTAAGCATTTATTGAATGCTTGCTGGGCAATGAAATTTAGATACAATTCAATGGATCTGAGTCATTTTGGATAAGAACTAAGAAGCTTGACTATATATAATTTGTACATCAACAATTTTACAGTACATTTAGTACACAAGACATTGATTGAACATATACATGAAAAATATGGACTCTATTATGATCAACTCTTGAGTGCATTGTAGCAAGGTTTTTATAATCCGACCGGAAATTAAACCGGCTTCATAGAGGTTTATGGCTTGACCGGCGTAGTCGGGTTAGctcggttttaaaaacattgcattTTAGATTAGTTTTATATCTCAGCAAAGCAAGCTGACTGTGCAAACCCAGAAAACTCATCCGGAATATTCAACTTTTTCCATTTCCCATTTTGCCCTTCCATGAAAAAAAACTCTTGTGGCCCACCTAGATAAGCTGATCCAGATACTAAAACCCATTCCTCGCTTTGGACTCCACAAGCCCCGACTTTAATTTCCGAGTCAGGCCCAGCCCAACTCAACAATTTCCCACTTTTGTCCACCCCAAGACATGACTTCGGGGATCCATTCACCCCCGATTCCTTCCATGCATCTTCGACTCGGTTCCATTGACTCGCTTCCAGGTCAATGAACTCAGCACTTGCTTCAAATTCACCTTGATTTTCGGTTCTGTATCCACTCACTACCCAAAATTTAGACCCAATTACCACTCCTTCGCACTCATCTCGCTCTTGACTCATCCGAGGTAGCTCACTCCACTCATCCCGAGTCACATCATAAACCCATGCAGAACTCAGCGCGTTTTTATTCAAATCATGCCCACCCGCGACTATAACTCGCCCGTCTAACTCACCCACAGCAAAAAAAGACCGACTATCAGGTATATCCTTGCCTTTCCTCCACTTCCGAGTCACAAAATCATACACAAAAACATGACTCACTGGCTCGTAACTCACCGGGTCCCACCCACCCAGCACTAAAACTTTACCTTCAGAGCTAGTAACTTTGCAAAACAAAGGTAACCCATCTGGGTATTCAGGAACCGGTTCGACCAGCTCCCATATCTCGTTAACCGGGTCAAACAGAGTAACCCCATATCTGGGTGGGCAAACCGGTTTAGAAGACGAGTCAGAAGGAAGTGATTGAATTAAGCAAGCAGCTTTATGGGTAAGTGAAGATTGTTTACGGTGATAATAAAAGTCTCTGCTTTGAAGAAGATATTTCCAGTTTTTGCAAACTCGGGATGCAACTCGGTGAGTTGAGTAGTGAAAGCGAGTCAGACATTCTAGTGCAATTTCTTCTGGAAGACCCGGGATTAACTCGGTCATTTTGTAACACTTGTTTTGAAGTAGTAGTGTTAAGAGTGTTTGGAGTTTGTTATTGGATAGaaaattatgattttgattGCTATTTATAGCAAGAAGCTATTGAGATTCTTAATTGAATACTCGACAACAAGATATAGTTATTATTGAAggaaacatataattttttgacAATGAAATAAGCTAGGCAATCAGCTACTGCCATGTGGAGCACATGGGTTTAGTTGATAAATATTGACTTGTCatgtcttaaaaaaacaaaaaatatctactattattttatttcttgatAATGACaatgtataattaaaaatatcagaataatataaatttttaagtcTCACTTAgtccatttaaaattattttccgGTAAGTATATTTTTCGGAAAGTTAAGTTCTTAGGaactttaatataattacttgtttcaatttttatagaaagtactataaaattaatatttatgattCTTCAAATGCATGATAGAGCACTACAAATCAAATGAATGATGTTGGCAGTATAATGAGCACATAATGATATAAAATTAATTCTacgaacaaaaaaaattttaaaaattggacaaggctaaatttaaaaaaataattaaaatatattcagAAAATTCTATTGACATGAAGTTTGCTATTCTCTAGTTAAAAGGAGATCAAACACTTAACtttttggaaaataaaattttaatagtgAATCAAGCGAATAAAATTTCTTACTTTCCGGGAAATTTTATTTCCCTCCTGTATTTACTTCCAACCAAGTGAGCCCTAATAATCATGagtaaaatttatctttttaaaataagcATACTCATATCTCACAACATCttaatcttataaaaaaattaagaatattatcttattaaatttattattcattaattttaaaattaatatttaattgtcTATTATAATTTAACGAAAAAGTATTTGTTAAaaagattttaattatttaatattagcatattaaaaataacatttaaaaacaatgGTTGTATCTTGTATTAAGATATGAgagttatttatttttgaataattgagaaggaaaaaaaattgtcgaaaaaataaattcacgaCTTAGCAAATTGTCGTTGAACGCTTACACCATTTGAGATATAGCTCTTTGATAAAAGATGAGAGTTATagctttaaaatttaattataaatctgATTTAGTAGATTTTTGTCCTTTTTATAATGGATATCATAAATTTGAGACTTgtttaacaaattataataCCAACTTGATTAGTAAAGATTGTGATTCTTTAATTATGCAAGTGGATCTATTTGCAGTGCTAAGTTGGAATCACTTAGCGGAAGCAACCCTAATCCATTTAAAATGCAATCTCATTAAGCATGAGTTATGACCAACATCAGTTGGCcaatttgatgatttttttttcctcaatttgagttaagttttaaaataataaaatagtgtagttTTAAAATATGGTTTTAGAGTTGGAAATAGAGTTTATTGtttgagaaaaatttatttaaaattggaGATACAATTTATGGTTGGAAAGAAAGTTACTCTGTTtctaaaaaatagaattttaaatttaaagtggGTTGGAAATAGCCTAGGAGTCATTAATCGGTTTAGTGCAAATTAGGTCGGACAACAAATTATTAGATTGTGAGTTTAAATCCTCCTAAAAACGCTTCACccttttcaattaaaatatgatATTCATTAACCTACAGTAGTATCACGTATGCACAGTTTGTAATTTTAcacaataaataattttgtgGGAGAATTTCTCCtcgacttaaaataaaaaataaaatatatgagaGTAAAATAGACtgtttataaacaataaatGTGATAAGGATAAAGAAGAAAGTGTGAGGGATTGGATAAGTTTAGTTATCACTATCAGTATCactattaaaattataagaagAACACACTattccttaaatttattttcctttCACTCTCACCATGATAAACTCCAAGCTATATTATCTTCTTGTATGCCTTTGTTTATCCATTAATTTTACttcagttttttaatttattttttcataaaaaatgaaattagataatatctgatttttttaaattttttatatttgtgtccgaacttttatttcatttgtattatgttttagtttttttaaaaaaatccgttccattttaaaagtttacaaaatggAGAATATAGAGAAAAATAGTTCATTCGCAgagttaatttatttatagtttgaagttcttttaaaaaaaaatttaattaagaaaaaatattatgaacaattaaaaatagcatattagttgttttaaattaaaagttaggAGTAGTCAATATAATTCGAATTAATTCTATCGTTTCTAGATTAAGACCATTCAAGAATATCTTATTTAAATTAAGATTATTTGTTTGTTATCTGTTGCTAATataataaactttttatttaaatataattaaaaatatattataacaaaaatatttgaaaaataatatcatatttATTCCGCTCAATTACGCGAACATACGACTAATTTATTGTATAATTCGAATCACGGCTTCAATTTTTATCAAgcaaaaagggtcatttatgccttTAAGGTTTGGCTTTAGGATCAAATAAACCCTTAACGTtcagaaaagttcaaaaatacccctaacgtcttaaaaatgaACAATAAGGCCCCCGATTTGGAAAACCAGGCCCCTAACGTATCATTTATGTGTCCAAATTGAGGGCCTGATAGTCaacattttaagacatttggggtatatttgaacctttttgtaCGTTGAAGGCTTATTTGATCGTAGAGTCAAACTTTAtaggcataaatgaccctttttccttTTATCAATAATAGAACGCAAACAAACATTTGTCATAGGCTGGGCTGGGCCAAGTAATGGCAAAGGTTTGAATGGGCTCCATTATCAGCTTTGGGGCGTCCATATCttctttacttttcttaaatatttagattttcaCATTTGGTTGTTCAATACTTATCTGACTTAATCATTTTGTAAATGTATAAGAGTTCAATTTGCCCATCAAACTTTCAATTGATGTTCTATTTCACAAAAAATCAACTCTCAAGTCCTAATTAATGGTCTAGCTTAGTAATTTAACTCAATTAAacactaaaataataataacaatattaataataatcaaacatgAGCAATTGAACAAACTAGTGTACCCTtcattgattttttaatttaatataattgtaatttaagaatatataaaataacactGATAAAAAAAGAATGTATAAAATAACTGTTTGGAGATGACTATTTTATTTAGACGAGTGATTTGTGCAGCCGTTgctctaataataataataataataataataataataataataataataataataataataataataatcaaacatgagaaattgaaaaaatagtGTACCCttcattgatttttttaatttaatatagacacaatttaagaataaataaaataaatatttggagATGACTAATTTATATTAG
Coding sequences within it:
- the LOC126679127 gene encoding serine/arginine-rich SC35-like splicing factor SCL33 gives rise to the protein MRGRSYSYSRSPPSRGYGRRYRSPSPRGRYGGGRSRDLPTSLLVRNLRHDCRPEDLRRPFGQFGPLKDIYLPRDYYTGEPRGFGFVQYVDPADAADAKHHMDGEIFLGRELTVVYAEENRKKPSEMRSRDHIRGRSYDRRHSPRRNSRSPRYGRSYSRSPVCYSRSPRRRHHSRSYSPRDGRYRERSLSRSPYAPRSRSMTPSRSGSGSQSLDYSR
- the LOC126679340 gene encoding F-box/kelch-repeat protein At1g15670-like, producing the protein MTELIPGLPEEIALECLTRFHYSTHRVASRVCKNWKYLLQSRDFYYHRKQSSLTHKAACLIQSLPSDSSSKPVCPPRYGVTLFDPVNEIWELVEPVPEYPDGLPLFCKVTSSEGKVLVLGGWDPVSYEPVSHVFVYDFVTRKWRKGKDIPDSRSFFAVGELDGRVIVAGGHDLNKNALSSAWVYDVTRDEWSELPRMSQERDECEGVVIGSKFWVVSGYRTENQGEFEASAEFIDLEASQWNRVEDAWKESGVNGSPKSCLGVDKSGKLLSWAGPDSEIKVGACGVQSEEWVLVSGSAYLGGPQEFFFMEGQNGKWKKLNIPDEFSGFAQSACFAEI